TTGATTAAAAGCAATGGATTTAGCACCCTGGAAAGTTGTCTTCATAACAAGTTTTTGGTATTATTTATTCTAATTTTATAGGAGGTAAATAAAACAAACTTTTAAAGGTAAAATTTTATATGATACTATCTATATGTTAAGCCTATCATCTTGTTTTATTTATATGcttaaaatttaatcttagagaGAAGTTGAATTAGAAACCAAGAAAGTATGTACTCGTTTGTTCTTGTAAAATACAATGTAAATTATATCCTAGTAGTAGCTTTACTCATTGCTGCCTCTTTCTCGAGTTCTTTCTTCTATCACAGTTTTTTCAGTCTACAAGAATCAAATATCGTAAACATTTGttaatgtataaaaattaaatttttacacattcaaattctaaatttgaatctgaaaaaatcctaaattttttttcccacgAGATATTCAAACATTTATAGGGGACGTTCATATTCTAAAATAATACGCATAAAGCCACTAAGTTTGGTCTAATAGTGAGAAATTTGGTAGTATGCAGgaggtcctaggttcgatcctcTCTAGCtccattgtaacaaaaaaaatcatacgcgtaaaaaaaaattgccatCCAAAAGGGGGAAATTTggcaaaagaaaattaaatttaaggGTGCATGAGAACGGGGGTGGAGGGCAAAAAGAAGCTCACTAATTGAAATGGGTCAATCAACACATGTTCTTGTATAATAAGAAGCCCAACCCACAGAAAcacaaaaccctaaaccctaattacaGGTCTATTTATTCCACAACCTCACCACTCTCATTTCATGCGCCTTCTTCATCCTCTTCCTCAGCCTAAGGTATATTCATTCACTCATCTCTCTAATTCTCAATTTCAATTTATCATTATCACGCACATTCGAAGACTTACGCGTTTCAACTATAGCTCGTGAGTTCAAAGCATGTGCTAAATCAACCATCTTTTTCTATCTAATCAGATCCTCTTTATGTATTGGGGATTTATTGTAGAATGATGAACATATTCTCTAAATTGAATCAATTTTTGACTAATtcttatgatttatttattgttgtttttagggtttaatGAATCTATTTTAAACATAGTTGTTATTAATTCCTTgatgaataaatttatttagtACTAATTGTGCTTAGGACGGTCTTGTACTGATTAGTTCAGACATCAGTGCATAACATAAACCTAAGCTACATCAATTGTTGCTaccatgttttttttgtttgtttaaataatttatatttgaacaAAGCTTCTACATGGTGGCATATATTGTGATTCGTTTCACATCTCATtcacaaaatcatttttattttatttttttattttctattttgctttcaccacctgtttaatctggttcgggtcAGTTTtggtatcaagtggttccatTTTAATTAGGATGTATGTTAcatgttttttaattatgttcAAGAATGCTATAGCTAATTGCATAATTGTTTTGttatgataatgatgatgatttttgcttttttttgtCTCTAGGAATTTGGAGTTATTGTTGTAGTAATATAAAGTAATAACCACAATGTCAAATCCCAAAGTTTTCTTTGATATACTAATTGGAAGGATGAAAGCTGGGAGGGTAGTAATGGAGCTTTTTGCTGATGCTACCCCGAAAACAGCTGAAAACTTCAGAGTTCTCTGCACTGGTGAGAAGGGAATTGGACAGTGTGGTAAACCTTTACACTTCAAAGGTTCTGGTTTTCATCGTATTATTCCAGAATTTATGTGTCAGGGAGGAGATTTTACCAGAGGGAATGGTACTGGAGGAGAGTCTATTTACGGGGCTAAATTTGCCGATGAAAATTTTAAGTTGAAGCATACCGGACCTGGTATTCTTTCCATGGCAAATTCTGGACCTAATACAAATGGTTCCCAATTTTTTATATGTACTACCAAGACTCCATGGCTTGATGGGAAACATGTTGTATTTGGGAAAGTAGTTGATGGATACAGTGTAGTTCAGGAAATGGAGAAGGTGGGTTCACAAAGTGGTAGAACATTAGAACCAGTTGTAATTGAAGATTGTGGGCAAATAAAAGAGAATTGAAAATCATTGTTTTCAGACTCTTGCTGAGAAATAAATTGATTGAGGATGTTTAATTTAAGTGTTCTAACTTGTATTATGTTTTGAATGTATACTGAAATTATTATagagttattatttatttgatttcaaAGTTGCTTATTATGGTTTGGGAAAACATTGATAAGTTTATGTAATTTATGAATGCCCCTTTGAGTAGTTCTGTGAAAATAATCAATTTCATATGTGACTTAGTTAGGGGGCAAATATTAATTGAAATCTAATGTTAATTAGGTTTCTTTCAAAGATAGGCCTATTGAATGGACAATCTGTTTTCTACTTTCAGATGTCCCTCAAGCAGCCTTTCACATTTTTCAGTATTTCTTTCTCTATAATTTGAAATGAATCTATGTTTGTTTACCCTTTGCCTTCGAATAACTAAAATGGTGATTCATTACATTTTAGTTCAGACAGAGGCATATATAAAACACCCGAATTGGTTTGGTTTGATGGTACTGAATGAATGCATCATTTTCAGTTCCATTTCCATACCTGTAGTTTGTTCCAATTCGGACATTCatatttcattttgaaaaagCTTTGTGTAATAAACATGTGAAAGTGAAAAGCTAATTCATTGcaataaaatataaaccaaTTTGATAAAACATAACTATAAAGAAATAGTCTCTTTAGATTTGCTAATTCAATAGACATATGGTTTTAGGCTTATGGTTTACTATAGCTGGcaaaaagacttttttttaatgAGCTGGGTATCTAACTCGGGACCTATAACATATTACTCAAACTCCTtactactagaccaaacctagtggcttgcAAAAAGACTTGTTTGAttatagtttttatttaatgagttcatagcttatttttattaaCTTAACTGACTTTTCTTCTGATTTTATCCATGTaatcttaaattttaattaaatatatttctcttgtcattttattaaacactacaaattttaattttagtttatttgttAGCAACTTAGCATAAGccataaaaaaaacttactcaTAACATATGTTTTGACAGTTTTGTGCCGTGTTTAATCATATCAGAAAATGAGGATTGAGGAGTACCAAGTACCTCAATATCAAGAATGACACATcaataaataaacaatgtgGCACAAAATGTATTACATGGCAAAAAAATTGCTAATTGAAATAATGAGTGCCATGGTTTTATATGTTCTCCCAGTGGCGTACGGTTTAAAATCTAACAAGAGACAACACTctcctaaaaaaacaaaagagaacACAAAGATTCAACTTAGTTTTGTTAATTGCAAGACTAATACCACACTTGTTAATTAGATACATAACTGTTAAGGCACGTCTATCATCATATGGGTAAGTAAAACAAGATTAATGTCAAAGCTAATTAGCAATATCTACCTATATAAATCTCTCCCCCATGATAGTATTACATAACCAAGACAAGCCTAATTTGCCTAAATATCAAAAGAGAGCAAGAGATAACAAAACTTCATAAAATGCCAAGTTATAAGCTAGGAACTTTGTTACCGATATTTACACTAGTGATGTTAATCCGCAAAAGGATCAAATGCTGGAGGAATTTCCATCTACTGGGGTCAAAATGGAAATGAAGGCACATTAGCTGAAACTTGTGGCACAAGTAACTATGAATATGTGAACATTGCTTTTCTCTACACTTTTGGCAATGGTAGAGTCCCAAGAATAGACCTTGCTGGTCATTGTGATGCATATAGTAATGAATGTACCAAACTAAGCGCCGACATAAAGTCATGTCAAGCCAAAGGAATTAAAGTTATCCTTTCAATTGGAGGTGGTGCTGGAAGCTACTCACTTGCATCTTCAGAGGATGCTAGAATCGTCGCCACTTACCtttggaacaatttcttgggtGGACACTCATCTACACGTCCACTTGGCGACGCTATTTTGGatggaattgattttgacattgaAGGAGGAACAAATCAACATTGGGATGAACTTGCAAAGTATCTTTCAGGGTATAGCAAAAAGGGAAAGAAGGTTTATTTAACAGCCGCTCCTCAATGTCCTTTTCCTGATGCTATGCTCGGAGAAGCTCTTAAGACAGGTCTTTTCGACTATGTTTGGGTTCAATTTTACAACAATCCGCCTTGTCAATACTCTTCTGCAGATATTGGTAATCTTGAAAATGCATGGAAAGAATGGATTAATGAAATTCCAGCAACAAAGATTTTCTTAGGATTACCAGCATCTCCACAGGCTGCAGGAAGTGGTTTTGTTTCTGTTGATGACTTGACATCAAAAGTACTTCCTATCATTAAGGGTAGCTCAAAATATGGAGGTGTTATGTTATGGTCCAAGTACTATGATGATCAAACTGGATATAGTTCTTCCATCAAAAGTGATATCTAGAATTAATCATAAGACATAAATATTTTGAGCTGTATTGAATTCATGATGTGCTTCAGTGTATGTTTGTATGTATTTATTATCAGAGAAATGCTAGGGTCACACTCTTTAAAATGTTTGTATGTATTTTtctaaatatcattttttttttctgtgtatCATTGAAGTGgtttaaataaatgaattttttttttgtctttctcccatgaacttttttttttcaccgtCCACCTCCTGTGTAACTTTTCCTTGCTTCGTATGAACACTCAGGATATGAACAAAATCAATCTCACCTTCCTTTTTTGATTTTGTTACATTAACAATAaagtttctatttattttatacacAATGTTTTTCTAATTTCACTTTCCTGATTTATTTTCCCCTCATTCTAATTTCTATACAGCATAGCAGCAACCTAAAAATCTCAATAGTTCACAACAAATTGGGAAAACATTTTGCAGTATGATCCACAACAaaatcaaactttaattttactATGATATATGTTAACAGTAACAATTTGAAACAGAAAATTTAAGATTTTCGAATTAGTCGAAACTTTCGAAAATAGAACAACATTACATGTAGATTGATCAGAAATCACAGGAAACCCAAATCCTAACAAACACTATGTTGTTCCACATGTCCATGGACAACTACTACGCTTTATATTGAAGACTCTTATGAAGTATTTCTACACgtgcattttaaaaataatttatacgcATAAATATCCCATATAAAAAGGAACACTTCACGACACTAGCAACAACACTACAAAAGATGAAATTATCTACAAGGCTTTGTGGATTTCAAATAAGAAAAACATATGAAGTTAGATTAACATAAACCTCCAAGAATTTTGTTCCTCTCCGTTCAAATCATTGTCCACATTAGAACAATTTTCATGATACTTGAGAACACTTTTTACATTCAGCTCCTGCCTCCTCATGGAATAACACTTAATATAcattaataaaacaaacattGCTCCAACAACTTGTTTCATAGGTGCAGACAACAATAGCACTAGTTTTTGTGCAATATTAGTAGAgaactcaatttttttatgcaacAAGGCCTCATACAATACTAGTGCCACACAATTTTCATTTCCATGTGTTCCTAAGACTTCAAAGATTGTGGCATAATTAATCCCAATAGAAGATACCGCCATTGTTTCTCTCATAGTAACAGTATGATCAAAAACTAGTTTGCCCTTTTCATAACAAAATTCTTGATATTGTCCAAGTGCTTTTAACCAAGAATCTCCCAACATATTTTGAAGCACAGTACCATTCAATTTGTAGAACTTATAGTGATAATTCATCATAAAAAGGTATGATAAAGTGATATCTTCAAAGAATTTTGACCAATCATCAAATGTGATAGCAACTTCCTTAATTATTCTATATACTCGAGTAATAAAAATATCCTCTTCATATGTATATATTCTGAACACGGACAGTGAACTCCATAGTTTTAATGCAAGGATAAACGATTTAGCAAAAACTATCCGTTCTTTTTCAGTAAACATAGTGAAAAGTGTATTTGCATAAATGCCTTCCATCAAATAAAACATACCCGAGTGAATGTGTATGATGTTGCCATTCTTTACAAGTGGGATACTCAAGGTCGAGACACCTTCCTCAGCATGGTGTGAGCAAGCTTTTCCAGCTGATTTGTTCTTTCTCCAATATTTGTTTTGgattatgatgattttttgtACCCATGGCCATCCTGAAGCTTGTCCCAGCGACGATAGTATCGTTAGCAACTGGGTTATTGTCGGAGATGTTTGTGACAGAATTGAAGAGAATGGACAAGCACTTGACGGTGACGTTCTCATTAGAAACAGAAACGAAAGGAAACACCTCGACAGAAACAAGAGCGACAACGACCCACCGGGATCGAAACATTTGAGATTGTGAGAGCTTGGAGGAACTTTTAGTTGCAGTACCATAACTAGAACAGATGCTTTCATATTTTCTTGTTGGTTCAACGATGTGGGGTTCAAATGCTTTGTgggcatttcatcaaacacttGGAGGGTATGTTGTAGCAACCTATAAGAAGCAATACTTGGATATTGAGTTACTGTGAAATCTTCCTCTGTACTAACCGACAGAGAGAGTGACGGCGATGTAACAATGCTAAGGTCGGTTAAGAAAGATGAGTCTGGATTTGTGGTGACTTTGTCTTCAACCAGTGCCTTATATGTGGCGTCATCACCGGAGAAC
This genomic interval from Trifolium pratense cultivar HEN17-A07 linkage group LG6, ARS_RC_1.1, whole genome shotgun sequence contains the following:
- the LOC123889631 gene encoding peptidyl-prolyl cis-trans isomerase CYP19-3 codes for the protein MSNPKVFFDILIGRMKAGRVVMELFADATPKTAENFRVLCTGEKGIGQCGKPLHFKGSGFHRIIPEFMCQGGDFTRGNGTGGESIYGAKFADENFKLKHTGPGILSMANSGPNTNGSQFFICTTKTPWLDGKHVVFGKVVDGYSVVQEMEKVGSQSGRTLEPVVIEDCGQIKEN